A single Candidatus Hydrogenedentota bacterium DNA region contains:
- a CDS encoding HAD family hydrolase gives MVVKAVTFDFWCTLFRDANSEPRQKIRIQAFAEASGVAEEKVEEALRHVWAEFNRCHREDQRTLGPDDAVRMTAEELGITLAPAVSDRLSVAFATAILRHPPEPIEGALDAVKAASFRWPVGLISDSGVSPGTALRALLDRHGFTGCFDAMTFSDEVGVAKPQARMFETAAARLGVAPDEILHIGDLEHTDIAGIQGVGGKAALFRGTNGHTRRETNADYILETWEDFLDLIPELT, from the coding sequence ATGGTTGTCAAAGCGGTAACATTCGACTTCTGGTGCACGCTGTTCCGCGACGCAAACTCGGAGCCGCGGCAGAAGATTCGCATTCAGGCCTTTGCGGAAGCGTCCGGTGTTGCGGAAGAGAAAGTCGAAGAGGCGCTGCGCCATGTTTGGGCCGAATTCAACCGCTGCCACCGCGAGGATCAACGCACGCTGGGTCCGGACGACGCCGTTCGGATGACCGCCGAAGAACTCGGCATCACGCTTGCCCCGGCGGTGTCGGATCGGCTGTCGGTCGCATTCGCGACGGCCATCCTTCGGCATCCTCCCGAACCGATCGAAGGGGCGCTGGATGCGGTCAAGGCCGCGTCGTTTCGCTGGCCTGTGGGCCTGATTTCCGATTCGGGGGTAAGCCCGGGGACGGCGTTGCGCGCATTGCTCGATCGCCACGGATTTACCGGCTGTTTCGATGCGATGACCTTTTCGGACGAAGTGGGTGTGGCCAAGCCGCAGGCGCGCATGTTCGAGACGGCCGCCGCGCGGCTCGGCGTGGCGCCGGACGAGATCCTGCACATCGGCGATCTGGAACATACGGACATCGCCGGCATTCAGGGGGTGGGCGGAAAAGCGGCGCTCTTCCGGGGGACCAACGGGCACACGCGGAGGGAAACGAACGCCGACTACATCCTGGAAACCTGGGAAGACTTTCTGGATTTGATTCCCGAATTGACGTGA
- a CDS encoding PIG-L family deacetylase, with translation MTPEDSYLAAQRLLVIAPHADDECFGCAGTIARIKSLGGSAYVVCCSVGDLKHYDGKDGIVTAGRREEEFSCVMAFLQVDDWDILYRDAETHLRLDALPRRDLIARIERDGKLALDRLQPTMLAIPVSSYNQDHEAVFRAAFTAARPHVPSIKPFQRIVLGYDNTSLFWSLEREKFHPNFYVDISAFLDIKLRALGMYESQMRDAIHHSSVQNVEYIARVRGREVSVEAAEGYMVFRHLV, from the coding sequence TTGACCCCTGAAGATTCCTACCTGGCGGCGCAGCGATTGCTCGTCATCGCGCCCCACGCCGACGACGAATGTTTCGGATGCGCGGGAACCATCGCGCGGATCAAGTCGCTTGGGGGCAGCGCCTATGTCGTTTGCTGTTCGGTGGGCGATCTCAAGCACTATGACGGCAAGGACGGAATTGTCACGGCCGGCAGGCGCGAGGAGGAATTCAGCTGCGTCATGGCATTCCTGCAAGTGGACGATTGGGATATCCTGTACCGCGACGCCGAAACGCATTTGCGGCTCGATGCCCTTCCCCGGCGCGACCTGATTGCGAGGATCGAACGCGACGGCAAACTGGCCCTCGACCGCCTTCAGCCGACCATGCTCGCCATTCCAGTTTCTTCGTATAACCAGGATCACGAGGCCGTTTTTCGCGCCGCGTTCACCGCCGCGCGCCCGCACGTCCCGTCCATCAAGCCGTTCCAGCGCATCGTGCTCGGCTACGACAACACCTCGCTGTTCTGGAGTCTCGAGCGCGAGAAGTTTCACCCAAACTTTTACGTGGACATCTCCGCTTTCCTCGACATCAAATTGCGGGCTCTCGGCATGTACGAGTCGCAAATGCGCGACGCGATTCACCATTCCAGCGTCCAGAACGTCGAGTACATCGCCCGTGTGCGGGGCCGCGAAGTCTCTGTCGAGGCCGCGGAAGGCTACATGGTGTTCCGGCACCTTGTGTAA
- a CDS encoding glycosyltransferase family 4 protein: MKRFRIAHVITRLCRGGAQENTFHSVRLANRERYEADLVSGPTFGDEGSIEDAVRAAGIEIVRVPHLVRRVAPFSDLLALRELQQLFRTRRYDIVHTHTSKAGFLGRLAARQAGVPIVVHTPHGNIFDGYFNRWTTRLFIGMERHAARHTDRLIELTPGGIEAHLKRGIGRREQFEVIFSGIDLAPFDAARARRDETRRALGCPADAFLVGGVGRLEPIKGFAYFVEAARIAAERLPKARFLVAGQGSLEQELRAMSAPLGDRFRLLGPRDDVPALMAALDVFVLTSLNEGMGRVLLEAGAAGVVSVASRVGGVPDIVEEGQTGLLVPPRDAVAVAEALCALASDEPRRRAMGKAARAKIVPDYGLERMQEKIEALYEALIKEKRLDP; encoded by the coding sequence ATGAAACGATTCCGTATCGCCCACGTGATTACCCGTTTGTGCAGGGGCGGCGCGCAGGAAAACACGTTTCACAGCGTCCGCCTCGCCAACCGTGAACGCTATGAGGCGGATCTTGTCAGCGGTCCAACCTTCGGCGACGAGGGCAGCATCGAAGACGCCGTCCGGGCGGCGGGCATCGAGATCGTTCGCGTGCCGCATCTCGTCCGGCGCGTGGCGCCGTTTTCGGACCTGTTGGCGTTGCGCGAATTGCAGCAGCTGTTCAGAACGCGGCGATACGACATCGTACACACGCACACGTCGAAGGCCGGATTTCTTGGACGCCTCGCCGCACGGCAGGCCGGCGTGCCCATTGTCGTTCATACCCCGCACGGGAACATCTTCGACGGGTATTTCAACCGTTGGACGACGCGTTTGTTCATCGGGATGGAACGCCATGCCGCGCGGCATACGGACCGCCTCATCGAGCTGACCCCCGGCGGAATCGAGGCGCATCTGAAACGGGGCATCGGGCGCCGCGAACAATTCGAGGTCATTTTCAGCGGGATCGATCTCGCGCCGTTCGATGCGGCTCGCGCGCGCCGGGACGAAACGCGTCGGGCGCTCGGTTGTCCGGCGGACGCCTTTCTTGTGGGCGGGGTGGGCCGCCTTGAACCGATCAAAGGCTTTGCGTATTTTGTGGAGGCGGCGCGAATCGCCGCCGAACGGTTGCCGAAGGCGCGGTTCCTTGTAGCTGGGCAAGGTTCGCTTGAACAGGAATTGCGCGCGATGTCGGCGCCCTTGGGCGATCGGTTCCGCCTCTTGGGACCGCGCGACGACGTGCCCGCTCTCATGGCGGCGCTCGATGTGTTCGTTCTGACGTCGCTGAACGAGGGCATGGGCCGTGTGTTGCTGGAAGCCGGCGCGGCGGGCGTTGTGTCCGTGGCGTCGCGAGTCGGCGGCGTGCCGGATATCGTCGAGGAAGGTCAAACGGGCCTGCTGGTTCCGCCGCGGGATGCGGTGGCGGTGGCCGAAGCCCTTTGTGCGCTGGCCTCGGATGAACCGCGTCGCAGGGCCATGGGCAAAGCCGCGCGGGCGAAGATTGTGCCCGATTACGGACTCGAACGCATGCAGGAAAAGATTGAGGCTTTGTATGAAGCGCTCATAAAGGAGAAGCGACTTGACCCCTGA
- a CDS encoding glycosyltransferase family 4 protein, with protein sequence MKILVPTADYPPIAGGIASVALHVSRCMAALGHEVTVVAPRFPGMEAFDRAEPVRVIRYGGYGLGWLRLLPFMAAAWPPARSADLLLPINIAYGGALAYFAGRPYLAFAYAYEFLKFRHVPPVAAFYRRVYARARKVIAISTFTRNKLAEFGVPAAHIEIVHPGAPEARPLPPECLDGLRHRFVLDGHGPVILAVGRLVPRKGHQILVRAMPRVLERYPNAVLVIAGQGPSIYAITQEAWRHGIRNQVRLLEGLSDEEISGLYQVCDVFALPTSEAPSSHHGQVEGFGLVFIEAGAHGKPVVAGRSGGVVDAVRDGETGLLVEPNDPDALAGAILSLLDHPDHARELGENGRRRAETELNWMVFARRLLEIAGTTP encoded by the coding sequence GTGAAGATTCTTGTTCCGACCGCCGACTATCCGCCTATCGCGGGAGGAATCGCCTCCGTGGCGCTGCATGTTTCCCGGTGCATGGCCGCGCTGGGCCATGAGGTGACGGTTGTCGCGCCGCGGTTTCCGGGAATGGAGGCCTTTGATCGCGCGGAACCGGTCCGTGTAATCCGTTACGGCGGGTACGGACTCGGCTGGCTGCGCCTGCTTCCGTTCATGGCCGCGGCGTGGCCGCCTGCGCGGTCCGCGGACCTTCTCTTGCCGATCAACATCGCCTATGGCGGCGCGCTGGCCTATTTTGCGGGACGGCCCTACCTCGCGTTCGCCTACGCTTACGAGTTTCTCAAGTTCCGGCATGTCCCGCCGGTGGCTGCATTCTACCGCCGCGTCTATGCAAGGGCGCGCAAGGTGATCGCCATCAGCACGTTTACCCGGAACAAACTGGCTGAATTCGGCGTGCCGGCGGCACATATCGAAATTGTCCATCCCGGTGCGCCTGAAGCGCGTCCGCTTCCGCCGGAATGCCTGGACGGGTTGCGACATCGTTTCGTGCTGGATGGCCACGGCCCCGTCATCCTGGCCGTGGGCCGCCTGGTTCCGCGCAAAGGCCACCAGATTCTTGTGCGCGCGATGCCGCGCGTTCTCGAACGATACCCGAATGCGGTACTTGTCATTGCCGGTCAAGGCCCCTCGATCTACGCGATTACGCAGGAGGCGTGGCGGCACGGGATTCGCAACCAGGTGCGGCTGCTCGAGGGATTGAGCGACGAGGAGATTTCCGGGCTTTATCAGGTTTGCGATGTGTTCGCGCTGCCGACCAGCGAGGCGCCCTCATCCCATCATGGACAAGTCGAGGGGTTTGGACTGGTATTCATCGAGGCCGGCGCCCATGGAAAACCGGTCGTGGCGGGGCGATCCGGCGGCGTCGTGGACGCGGTGCGGGACGGCGAAACGGGCCTGCTGGTCGAACCGAACGATCCCGATGCCCTTGCCGGCGCCATTTTGTCGCTTCTGGACCATCCGGACCATGCCCGTGAACTCGGCGAAAATGGACGCCGTCGCGCCGAAACCGAACTGAATTGGATGGTCTTTGCCCGGCGTTTACTCGAAATCGCGGGGACAACGCCATGA